From a region of the Stenotrophomonas sp. BIO128-Bstrain genome:
- a CDS encoding Pr6Pr family membrane protein: MTPLQSDSLAPSTPPALRAWAGLTAVVAVASLLLQYHLLLRIPGTGAAEATLRYLGYFTILSNIGVAVVCVALACGRRTGLAAPVPRVAVALFIGITGLIYVIILRPLWHPQGAQWWADAGLHYAVPVMYLLGWLAGPHGRLPRRGLAGVLAIPIVYLGWALLVGRLSGQYPYPFLDLGALGIGLVARNVLAVAVVFIVAGALLWWLDAALAARRRQR; this comes from the coding sequence ATGACACCTCTGCAAAGCGATTCCCTTGCCCCCTCAACGCCACCCGCGCTGCGCGCCTGGGCCGGCCTCACCGCCGTGGTCGCAGTTGCCTCGCTGCTGCTGCAGTATCACCTGCTGCTGCGCATCCCCGGCACGGGTGCAGCGGAGGCGACGCTGCGCTACCTGGGCTACTTCACCATCCTCAGCAACATCGGGGTGGCCGTGGTCTGCGTTGCCCTGGCCTGCGGCCGTCGCACTGGCCTGGCCGCGCCGGTCCCGCGCGTGGCAGTGGCGCTGTTCATCGGCATCACCGGGTTGATCTACGTGATCATCCTGCGTCCGCTGTGGCACCCGCAGGGCGCGCAATGGTGGGCCGATGCCGGCCTGCATTACGCGGTGCCCGTGATGTATCTGCTGGGCTGGCTGGCCGGGCCGCACGGCCGGCTGCCTCGGCGCGGGCTGGCCGGCGTTCTGGCGATTCCGATCGTTTACCTGGGCTGGGCGCTGCTGGTCGGGCGGCTCAGCGGACAGTACCCGTACCCGTTCCTGGACCTGGGCGCGCTGGGCATCGGCTTGGTCGCGCGCAATGTGCTGGCCGTGGCGGTGGTGTTCATTGTGGCCGGTGCCCTGCTGTGGTGGCTGGATGCGGCGCTCGCGGCGCGCCGCCGGCAGCGGTGA
- a CDS encoding VOC family protein, giving the protein MTAPAQTTATIIPCLRYRDAHAAIAWLQRAFGFQQQAVYAEGDIVHHAQLVYGHGMIMLGSVDNASEWGRYSVHPDEVGGRQTQTACVIVADPDAHHARAVAAGARIVIDIADQPYGGRGYACRDPEGYLWWFGSYDPWAGHAGGA; this is encoded by the coding sequence ATGACCGCGCCCGCGCAGACCACCGCTACGATCATTCCCTGCCTGCGCTACCGCGATGCACACGCCGCCATTGCCTGGCTGCAGCGCGCGTTCGGGTTCCAGCAACAGGCGGTGTACGCCGAGGGCGATATCGTGCACCACGCCCAGCTGGTGTATGGCCACGGCATGATCATGCTCGGCTCGGTCGACAACGCCAGCGAATGGGGCCGCTACAGCGTGCACCCCGATGAGGTCGGCGGCCGCCAGACCCAGACTGCCTGCGTGATCGTGGCCGATCCGGATGCGCATCATGCGCGCGCGGTTGCCGCCGGCGCCCGGATCGTGATCGACATCGCCGACCAGCCCTATGGCGGCCGTGGCTATGCCTGCCGCGATCCGGAGGGCTACCTGTGGTGGTTCGGCAGCTACGACCCGTGGGCCGGCCACGCGGGCGGCGCATGA
- a CDS encoding DUF885 domain-containing protein, which produces MRQHLLALALIAALGGCQQADSPAPATGTEAAAPAGDAAVDTAFADLSKRALDTWMQLSPISATQIGDHRYDSEIDDLSAAGQQKVLTAYKALLADLDKIDVSKLSRENQVDAAILRNQLQSEVWTAEVLQSPKWDPQMYNGMAGSALYGLMAREFAPLPERLKSATARMEKLPQIFAQARENLDPARVPKIHAETVAKQNRGILSIVDTFITPHIGELPAEDQKRLQAAIEGLKKAVEEQQTWLDKTLVPNAKGDFRIGADLYDQKLKFALNSSLSRAEIGERARAELKRVRQDMYGIAQTVLKDKPGAPALPANPSDEQQQAAIEAALELAYADKPARDKVVDDAKAALEQSTEFVRKHDLMTLPDSPVDIILMPEFQRGVAVAYCDSPGPLDKNLKTFYAVSPIPDDWTDKQVDSFLREYNSRMIHLLSIHEGTPGHYLEGWHSGKFPSTLRAVLRSGLFAEGWAVYTERMMQEQGYLDNDPLFHLVQLKFYLRTISNAILDQGVHVDNWTREQAMHLMTHDAFQQESEASGKWVRAQLTSAQLPTYFVGAQEHFDTRKAVQDKQGAKFNLKAYHDQMLSYGAPPVRFARQLMLDQPIE; this is translated from the coding sequence ATGCGCCAGCATCTGCTTGCCCTCGCCCTGATCGCCGCCCTTGGTGGCTGCCAGCAGGCCGACTCCCCTGCGCCCGCCACCGGCACCGAAGCGGCTGCCCCCGCCGGCGATGCCGCGGTCGATACGGCCTTCGCCGATCTGTCCAAGCGCGCCCTGGACACCTGGATGCAGCTGTCCCCGATCAGCGCCACGCAGATCGGCGACCACCGCTATGACAGCGAGATCGATGACCTGAGCGCCGCCGGCCAGCAGAAGGTGCTGACCGCGTACAAGGCCCTGCTCGCCGACCTGGACAAGATCGACGTGAGCAAGCTCTCGCGCGAGAACCAGGTGGACGCGGCGATCCTGCGCAACCAGCTGCAGTCCGAAGTCTGGACCGCCGAAGTGCTGCAGTCGCCGAAGTGGGACCCGCAGATGTACAACGGCATGGCCGGCAGCGCGCTGTACGGCCTGATGGCGCGTGAGTTCGCGCCGCTGCCCGAGCGCCTGAAGTCGGCCACCGCGCGCATGGAGAAACTGCCGCAGATCTTCGCCCAGGCCCGTGAGAACCTGGACCCGGCCCGCGTGCCGAAGATCCACGCCGAAACCGTGGCCAAGCAGAACCGCGGCATCCTGAGCATCGTCGATACCTTCATCACCCCGCACATCGGCGAACTCCCCGCCGAGGACCAGAAGCGCCTGCAGGCCGCGATCGAGGGCCTGAAGAAGGCCGTCGAGGAGCAGCAGACCTGGCTGGACAAGACCCTGGTGCCGAATGCCAAGGGCGATTTCCGCATCGGCGCGGACCTGTATGACCAGAAGCTCAAGTTCGCGCTGAACTCCTCGCTGTCGCGTGCCGAGATCGGCGAGCGCGCGCGTGCCGAACTCAAGCGCGTGCGCCAGGATATGTACGGCATCGCGCAGACCGTGCTCAAGGACAAGCCGGGCGCCCCGGCGCTGCCGGCCAACCCGAGTGACGAGCAGCAGCAGGCGGCGATCGAAGCCGCGCTGGAGCTGGCCTATGCCGACAAGCCGGCCCGCGACAAGGTCGTCGACGACGCCAAGGCCGCGCTGGAACAGTCCACCGAATTCGTGCGCAAGCACGACCTGATGACGCTGCCGGATTCACCGGTGGACATCATCCTGATGCCGGAATTCCAGCGCGGCGTGGCCGTGGCCTACTGCGATTCGCCGGGCCCGCTCGACAAGAACCTGAAGACCTTCTACGCGGTCTCGCCGATTCCGGACGACTGGACCGACAAGCAGGTCGATTCGTTCCTGCGCGAATACAACAGCCGCATGATCCACCTGCTGAGCATCCACGAAGGCACGCCGGGCCATTACCTGGAAGGCTGGCACTCGGGCAAGTTCCCCTCCACGCTGCGCGCGGTGCTGCGTTCGGGCCTGTTTGCCGAAGGCTGGGCGGTCTACACCGAGCGGATGATGCAGGAGCAGGGTTACCTGGACAACGATCCGCTGTTCCACCTGGTGCAGCTGAAGTTCTACCTGCGCACCATCTCCAACGCGATCCTGGACCAGGGCGTGCACGTGGACAACTGGACGCGCGAGCAGGCGATGCACCTGATGACCCACGACGCCTTCCAGCAGGAAAGCGAAGCCTCGGGCAAGTGGGTGCGTGCGCAGCTGACCTCCGCGCAGCTGCCCACCTACTTCGTCGGTGCGCAGGAGCACTTCGACACGCGCAAGGCCGTGCAGGACAAGCAGGGGGCCAAGTTCAACCTGAAGGCCTACCACGACCAGATGCTGTCCTATGGCGCGCCGCCGGTGCGTTTCGCGCGCCAGCTGATGCTGGACCAGCCGATCGAGTGA
- a CDS encoding LysR substrate-binding domain-containing protein: MILRPALLPALGVFAVAARHQNFARAAQELHLTASAVSHHVRRLEELLGTVLFQRHARGVRLTAEGRQLADAAAAALSDLNAVAGNLHPQADIVPLRVTTIRSLSYCWLIPRLPRFTRQHPRMRIELQTSTELVRFDESGPELGIRYGLGQWPGMTAHHLMDDELCPVASPALAGVSALRDAAQIAALPLLSDMSPQGWRDWFRAAGVRGLDLPSLHTFSDSTDAMRAAVYGIGAVLARKHIAQPYLQRYELVRLPGPALKARYAYYVVHADHRALSPTAQAFMDWLKREALDERTPLPALPDELLGLPPADPARD; the protein is encoded by the coding sequence ATGATCCTTCGCCCTGCCCTGCTGCCCGCGCTGGGGGTGTTCGCGGTGGCTGCGCGCCATCAGAATTTCGCCCGTGCCGCCCAGGAGCTGCACCTGACCGCCAGCGCGGTCAGCCACCATGTGCGCCGGCTGGAAGAGCTGCTGGGCACGGTCCTGTTCCAGCGCCACGCGCGCGGCGTGCGGCTGACCGCCGAGGGACGCCAATTGGCCGATGCGGCGGCCGCCGCGCTGAGCGATCTCAATGCCGTGGCCGGCAACCTCCACCCGCAGGCGGACATCGTGCCGCTGCGGGTCACCACCATCCGCTCGCTGTCGTACTGCTGGCTGATCCCGCGGTTGCCGCGCTTCACCCGACAGCATCCACGCATGCGCATCGAGCTGCAGACCAGCACGGAGCTGGTGCGCTTCGACGAGAGCGGCCCGGAGCTGGGCATCCGTTACGGCCTGGGCCAGTGGCCGGGAATGACCGCGCACCACCTGATGGACGACGAACTCTGCCCGGTCGCCTCGCCGGCATTGGCGGGGGTTTCGGCGCTGCGCGACGCCGCGCAGATCGCCGCGCTGCCCCTGCTCAGCGACATGTCCCCGCAGGGCTGGCGCGACTGGTTCCGCGCTGCCGGTGTCCGCGGCCTGGACCTGCCCTCGCTGCACACCTTCAGCGACAGCACCGATGCGATGCGCGCGGCGGTGTACGGCATCGGCGCGGTGCTGGCGCGCAAGCACATCGCGCAACCCTATCTGCAGCGTTACGAACTGGTGCGCCTGCCTGGCCCTGCGCTCAAGGCGCGCTACGCTTACTACGTGGTGCACGCCGACCACCGAGCACTCAGCCCGACCGCGCAGGCCTTCATGGATTGGCTCAAGCGCGAAGCGCTGGATGAGCGCACCCCGCTGCCGGCCCTGCCTGACGAACTGCTGGGCCTGCCACCCGCCGACCCGGCGCGCGACTGA
- the smrA gene encoding multidrug efflux ABC transporter SmrA, protein MFRWFESLIPVFPPIDGRMPPRKVVPFYIHYLRPVWPVLLATLIAGLLLALVEVAMFDFLGRIVDMVAEQPGSDFFARHANTLMWMAGITLIARPLLVSLHSLLVNQAIVPGLSNRSRWLMHNYVVRQSLSFFQNDFAGSMANRVMQTGTSLRESAVQMVDSLWYIIVYTGTALYLFAQADWRLMLPLGLWMAGYAVIMWYFVPRAKERAWIASEARSKAMGRIVDGYTNVPTLKLFAHGGREQAYVAEAIDELAVKHRGQTRVTTGLEVTIAIVNGFLIVGTCGLALWLWNGGHITVGAITLATGLVIRIHNMSGWIMWTINGIFEDIGTVQDGITTISQPLTVQDRADAVPLVVSQGAVHFDHIHFHYGKSGGVIAGLDLQVKPGEKIGLVGPSGAGKSTLVNVLLRLYDLESGQIRIDGQDIAGVTQESLRRQIGVVTQDTSLLHRSIRDNLLYGRPDATEEQLHAAVAKARASAFIDTLRDGEGRQGYDAHVGERGVKLSGGQRQRIAIARVLLKDAPILVLDEATSALDSEVEAAIQDNLDELMTGKTVIAIAHRLSTIARMDRLVVMDQGRIVETGTHAELIAAGGLYARLWARQTGGFVASDEAPVW, encoded by the coding sequence ATGTTCCGCTGGTTCGAATCGCTGATTCCGGTTTTCCCGCCGATCGATGGGCGCATGCCGCCGCGCAAGGTGGTGCCGTTCTACATCCACTATCTGCGTCCGGTGTGGCCGGTGCTGCTGGCCACGTTGATCGCCGGGCTGCTGCTGGCGCTGGTGGAAGTGGCGATGTTCGATTTCCTGGGCCGCATCGTCGACATGGTCGCCGAGCAGCCCGGCAGCGACTTCTTCGCCCGGCATGCCAACACGTTGATGTGGATGGCCGGCATCACCCTGATTGCGCGGCCGCTGCTGGTCTCGCTGCACAGCCTGCTGGTCAACCAGGCGATCGTGCCGGGGTTGAGCAACCGCTCGCGCTGGCTGATGCACAACTACGTGGTGCGGCAGAGCCTGAGCTTCTTCCAGAACGATTTCGCCGGCAGCATGGCCAACCGGGTCATGCAGACCGGTACCTCGCTGCGCGAATCGGCCGTGCAGATGGTCGATTCGCTCTGGTACATCATCGTCTACACCGGCACCGCGCTGTACCTGTTCGCGCAGGCCGACTGGCGGCTGATGCTTCCGCTGGGGCTGTGGATGGCCGGCTATGCGGTGATCATGTGGTACTTCGTGCCGCGGGCCAAAGAGCGCGCGTGGATCGCCTCGGAGGCGCGCTCCAAGGCGATGGGCCGCATCGTGGATGGCTACACCAACGTGCCCACGCTGAAGCTGTTCGCCCATGGCGGCCGCGAGCAGGCCTACGTGGCCGAGGCGATCGACGAACTGGCGGTCAAGCACCGCGGCCAGACCCGGGTCACCACCGGGCTGGAAGTCACCATCGCCATCGTCAACGGCTTCCTCATCGTGGGCACCTGCGGCCTGGCGCTGTGGTTGTGGAACGGCGGGCACATCACGGTCGGTGCGATCACCCTGGCCACCGGCCTGGTGATACGCATCCACAACATGTCCGGCTGGATCATGTGGACGATCAACGGCATCTTCGAGGATATCGGCACGGTGCAGGACGGCATCACCACCATCTCCCAGCCGCTCACCGTGCAGGACCGCGCCGATGCCGTGCCGCTGGTGGTCAGCCAGGGCGCCGTGCATTTCGATCACATCCATTTCCACTACGGCAAAAGCGGTGGCGTCATCGCCGGGCTGGACCTGCAGGTGAAGCCCGGTGAAAAGATCGGTCTGGTCGGCCCCTCCGGTGCCGGCAAGTCGACCCTGGTCAATGTGCTGCTGCGGCTGTACGACCTGGAGAGCGGGCAGATCCGCATCGACGGCCAGGACATCGCCGGCGTGACCCAGGAGAGCCTGCGCCGGCAGATCGGCGTGGTCACCCAGGACACCTCGCTGCTGCACCGCTCGATCCGCGACAACCTGCTTTACGGCCGCCCGGACGCCACCGAGGAACAGCTGCATGCCGCGGTGGCCAAGGCACGGGCGTCGGCCTTCATCGACACCCTGCGTGATGGCGAAGGACGGCAGGGTTACGATGCGCACGTCGGCGAGCGCGGGGTGAAGCTGTCCGGTGGCCAGCGCCAGCGCATCGCGATCGCGCGGGTGCTGCTCAAGGACGCGCCGATTCTTGTGCTGGACGAGGCGACCTCGGCGCTGGATTCGGAAGTGGAAGCGGCGATCCAGGACAACCTGGACGAACTGATGACCGGCAAGACAGTGATCGCGATCGCGCACCGGTTGTCCACGATCGCGCGCATGGACCGGCTGGTGGTGATGGACCAGGGCCGCATTGTGGAGACCGGCACGCACGCCGAACTGATCGCGGCCGGCGGCTTGTATGCCCGTCTGTGGGCGCGGCAGACCGGTGGATTCGTGGCGTCAGACGAGGCGCCCGTGTGGTAG
- a CDS encoding DUF4349 domain-containing protein — MLLLGLVACGRGGQDYAADAAAGAVASPEGAFLAYEHDLRIQLDAKRISERVKAVSEACQSNRFGDCAVLQVGEEGGETRSGSIRVRIAPKGVEPIIALAGEGGDVASRNTHAEDLAQQVADTALTQARLQKEHAQLQAYQQRSDMKVADLLAVSQRMAEIEAGLEQANKDAAQQRRRIDTQLVTMRFEGPAGQRSRSEIGKAVSEFGSIVTTSIAFVIRAVAALLPVGVVAWAVGAVVVALWRRRKRRKAAAAAR, encoded by the coding sequence ATGCTGTTGTTGGGCCTGGTGGCCTGTGGCCGCGGCGGACAGGATTACGCGGCCGATGCGGCCGCCGGGGCGGTCGCCTCGCCGGAGGGTGCGTTCCTGGCCTATGAACATGACCTCCGCATCCAGCTGGATGCCAAGCGCATCAGCGAGCGGGTCAAGGCCGTGTCCGAGGCCTGCCAGAGCAACCGGTTTGGCGACTGCGCCGTGCTGCAGGTGGGCGAAGAGGGCGGTGAGACCCGCTCCGGCTCGATCCGCGTGCGCATCGCGCCCAAGGGTGTCGAGCCGATCATCGCCCTGGCCGGTGAAGGCGGCGATGTGGCCTCGCGCAATACCCATGCCGAAGATCTTGCCCAGCAGGTGGCCGATACCGCGCTGACCCAGGCGCGGCTGCAGAAGGAGCATGCCCAGTTGCAGGCGTACCAGCAGCGCAGCGACATGAAGGTTGCCGATCTGTTGGCGGTCTCACAGCGCATGGCCGAGATTGAAGCGGGGCTGGAGCAGGCCAACAAGGACGCCGCGCAGCAGCGTCGCCGGATCGATACCCAGCTGGTCACGATGCGTTTCGAAGGCCCGGCCGGGCAGCGCAGCCGCAGCGAGATCGGCAAGGCGGTCAGTGAGTTCGGCTCGATCGTCACCACCAGCATCGCGTTCGTGATCCGCGCGGTTGCCGCGCTGCTGCCGGTTGGTGTGGTGGCCTGGGCAGTCGGTGCCGTGGTCGTGGCGCTGTGGCGTCGCCGCAAGCGACGCAAGGCCGCGGCGGCCGCACGCTGA
- a CDS encoding DUF72 domain-containing protein translates to MSAPPGIIRTGIGGWVFPAWRGGTFYPAGLPQREELAYASEQLGCIEINSTFYRAQKPAIYAQWREQTPEGFRFSAKAPRTITQTHDLTTVGERAERFIEGISALEDRLGPLIWQFGENHPAAAAEFDAFLGMLPRKVGGERLQHALEVRNPAAWTPDLLAAARAHGAALVFSGSDDYPSFADPTAEFIYARLMRSRANLRAGYPARAMEQWCLRAMRWARGEDNADLPHLAADVPAQSPREVYVLFIGAAKQRNPGAAMALRDQLRQLGGG, encoded by the coding sequence ATGAGCGCACCGCCCGGCATCATCCGCACCGGTATCGGCGGCTGGGTCTTCCCGGCGTGGCGTGGTGGCACCTTCTATCCGGCCGGGTTGCCGCAGCGCGAAGAGCTGGCCTATGCCAGCGAGCAGCTCGGCTGCATTGAAATCAACAGCACCTTCTATCGCGCGCAGAAGCCGGCCATCTATGCACAGTGGCGCGAACAGACGCCCGAGGGTTTCCGCTTCTCGGCCAAGGCGCCGCGCACGATCACCCAGACCCATGACCTGACCACCGTCGGCGAACGTGCCGAGCGCTTCATCGAGGGCATCAGCGCGCTGGAGGACCGGCTGGGGCCGCTGATCTGGCAGTTCGGTGAGAACCATCCGGCCGCCGCGGCCGAGTTCGATGCGTTCCTGGGCATGCTTCCGCGCAAGGTTGGCGGCGAGCGCCTGCAGCACGCGCTGGAGGTGCGCAACCCGGCTGCGTGGACACCGGACCTGCTGGCTGCTGCCCGGGCCCACGGCGCCGCGCTGGTGTTCAGCGGCTCGGACGATTACCCCAGCTTCGCCGACCCGACCGCGGAGTTCATCTATGCGCGGCTGATGCGCTCACGCGCCAACCTGCGTGCCGGCTATCCAGCGCGGGCCATGGAGCAGTGGTGCCTGCGTGCGATGCGCTGGGCGCGCGGCGAGGACAATGCAGACCTGCCCCACCTCGCCGCCGACGTGCCCGCGCAGTCGCCGCGCGAGGTGTATGTGCTGTTCATTGGCGCCGCCAAGCAGCGCAATCCCGGCGCGGCGATGGCCCTGCGCGACCAGCTGCGGCAGCTCGGCGGCGGCTGA
- a CDS encoding serine hydrolase, with product MNTSWIGGAVLLACAPLASAAVPAELQRLDATIERARAEFDIPGIAVAVVKDGKVVMERGYGVRELGKPAPVQADTLFAIASNTKAFTATSLNLLAEQGKLKMDDRVIDHLPGFRMSDPYVTGEMRIRDLLSHRSGLSLGAGDLLFWPTTSYSNKEVVQRLGKVPLKAGFRDRYAYDNILYAVAQQVIEQVSGQTYADFLQQHIFTPVGMRGTRYNADHLQPGDNAAVGHAKYDFSQLRTVAPLTWSNNAGAGGIYSSVHDMARWMNVQLAQGTLENGQPLFTAKTQQAMWQMITPQVVPEPSVPQLAAARPNFAGYGEGWSLSDYRGQKLVWHTGGWPGMVSRVTLVPEHKLGIVVLTNQEVGAAFNAITMEALDAYLQAPATDWVAAYAAAVAKSQEKADEGWARHQAARDAKSTPSLPLARYAGGYRDAWYGDVFVEQQGGKLRLRFGRTAQLIGTLEHWQHDTFLVRWDDRSLNADAFVNFSLDPDGKVREVRMQAVSSLTDFSFDFQDLLLTPIAPETKG from the coding sequence TTGAACACATCCTGGATCGGAGGCGCCGTGCTGCTCGCATGCGCACCCTTGGCATCGGCCGCCGTGCCGGCCGAACTGCAGCGGCTGGACGCCACCATCGAACGGGCCCGCGCCGAGTTCGACATCCCCGGCATCGCCGTGGCGGTGGTCAAGGACGGCAAGGTCGTGATGGAACGCGGTTACGGTGTGCGCGAGCTGGGCAAGCCGGCGCCGGTCCAGGCCGACACGCTGTTCGCGATTGCCTCCAACACCAAGGCGTTCACCGCGACCTCGCTGAACCTGCTGGCCGAGCAGGGCAAGCTGAAGATGGACGATCGCGTGATCGATCATCTGCCGGGCTTCCGCATGTCCGATCCGTATGTGACCGGTGAAATGCGGATCCGCGATCTGCTCTCGCATCGCAGTGGCTTGAGCCTGGGCGCGGGTGACCTGCTGTTCTGGCCGACCACCTCCTACAGCAACAAAGAGGTGGTGCAGCGTCTGGGCAAGGTGCCGCTCAAGGCCGGGTTCCGCGATCGCTACGCCTACGACAACATTCTCTACGCGGTCGCCCAGCAGGTGATCGAACAGGTGTCCGGGCAGACCTATGCGGACTTCCTGCAGCAGCACATCTTCACCCCGGTGGGGATGCGCGGCACACGTTACAACGCTGATCACCTGCAGCCCGGCGACAACGCCGCGGTCGGTCATGCCAAGTACGATTTCAGCCAGCTGCGCACCGTCGCACCGCTGACCTGGTCCAACAATGCCGGCGCCGGCGGCATCTATTCCAGCGTGCATGACATGGCGCGCTGGATGAACGTGCAATTGGCCCAGGGCACGCTGGAGAACGGCCAGCCGCTGTTCACCGCCAAGACCCAGCAGGCGATGTGGCAGATGATCACCCCGCAGGTCGTGCCCGAGCCGAGCGTGCCGCAGCTTGCGGCGGCACGGCCGAATTTCGCCGGTTATGGCGAGGGCTGGAGCCTGAGTGATTACCGTGGCCAGAAGCTGGTCTGGCACACCGGCGGCTGGCCCGGCATGGTCTCGCGCGTGACCCTGGTGCCCGAGCACAAGCTCGGCATCGTGGTGCTGACCAACCAGGAAGTGGGTGCCGCCTTCAACGCAATCACCATGGAAGCGCTGGACGCCTACCTGCAGGCGCCGGCCACCGACTGGGTCGCCGCCTATGCGGCCGCCGTGGCCAAGTCGCAGGAGAAGGCGGACGAGGGCTGGGCCAGGCACCAGGCGGCGCGCGATGCGAAGTCCACGCCGTCGCTGCCGCTGGCACGCTACGCGGGCGGTTACCGCGACGCGTGGTACGGCGACGTATTCGTTGAACAGCAGGGCGGCAAACTGCGCCTGCGCTTCGGCAGGACCGCGCAGTTGATCGGCACGCTGGAACATTGGCAGCACGACACCTTCCTGGTGCGCTGGGACGACCGCTCTCTCAATGCCGATGCCTTCGTGAATTTCAGCCTGGATCCGGACGGCAAGGTCCGCGAGGTGCGCATGCAGGCGGTGTCGTCGCTGACCGATTTCAGCTTCGATTTCCAGGACCTGCTGCTGACCCCGATCGCGCCGGAGACCAAGGGCTGA
- a CDS encoding FAD-dependent oxidoreductase has product MRDLNALDPDFRSLLVIGAGAAGIAVATDAAMRGKRVVLLEANDAPMSLQSSVTKRYVGPFMYEWPWSFSGDQTYPPSDADVWQDFTGCPVFTSRVPLPASEFAQEMVDWLRQQVLSLGNLHVATGVKSLAGLCLKDYVLDFARAASSPSAGQNSIGRKPTLDISEMNWWAGKPAEVSLSPNYIVLAAGMGTENVSLPSHDGSGPTKGDPFMGVPFWKDDELQALADEGGRIVIIGGGDGALQDALRSLTRFNLPLEFVDEVFKDAVDRELLAAQRERLQAIEAQGRLMASWTLDARVWSALDEKCRAVALSLASEQSVRSAVLACFRQPQSSLEVTLLAKHGHFDKAYLLNRFVVHLLNCVFDHVATDRDRMFVRFMVKFEVAVTGVESFSSSNHIVHYQDVGAGRHEKLSANHVVVRFGVDKENAPGFQMIQLGSEDSGQRTTFSHIPLPFAV; this is encoded by the coding sequence GTGAGAGACCTCAATGCCCTCGATCCGGACTTTAGATCATTACTTGTCATTGGAGCAGGCGCAGCAGGTATCGCAGTGGCTACGGACGCGGCGATGCGGGGTAAACGGGTTGTTCTGCTGGAAGCTAATGACGCGCCGATGTCTCTGCAATCGTCGGTAACTAAGCGATATGTTGGACCGTTCATGTACGAATGGCCCTGGAGCTTCAGTGGTGACCAGACTTATCCACCCAGTGATGCGGATGTCTGGCAGGATTTCACTGGTTGCCCGGTTTTTACGAGCCGCGTGCCACTGCCGGCGAGTGAATTCGCTCAAGAAATGGTGGACTGGCTCAGGCAGCAGGTACTTTCCTTGGGAAACCTGCACGTCGCGACCGGAGTCAAGTCCTTAGCTGGACTCTGTTTGAAGGACTACGTTCTTGACTTCGCTCGTGCCGCGTCTTCGCCATCGGCTGGGCAGAATTCAATTGGGAGGAAGCCGACTCTGGACATTTCAGAGATGAACTGGTGGGCGGGAAAGCCGGCCGAGGTATCCCTTAGCCCGAACTACATCGTGCTGGCTGCCGGTATGGGCACCGAAAATGTGAGCTTGCCTTCTCATGATGGTAGCGGCCCTACGAAAGGTGATCCGTTCATGGGCGTTCCTTTCTGGAAAGATGACGAATTGCAGGCGCTAGCAGATGAAGGCGGACGTATCGTCATTATTGGCGGTGGCGACGGCGCTCTTCAGGATGCTTTGCGCTCGCTCACTCGTTTCAATCTTCCGCTCGAGTTCGTGGATGAGGTTTTCAAGGATGCGGTGGATCGTGAACTCTTGGCTGCCCAACGGGAGAGGCTTCAAGCCATCGAAGCTCAGGGCAGACTGATGGCAAGTTGGACACTGGACGCAAGGGTGTGGAGCGCGCTGGATGAGAAGTGTCGAGCGGTTGCGCTCAGTCTTGCTAGCGAGCAAAGCGTAAGGTCTGCAGTGCTCGCTTGCTTCAGGCAGCCCCAAAGCAGCTTGGAAGTGACCCTGCTTGCAAAGCACGGTCACTTTGACAAGGCCTATCTTCTCAATAGGTTTGTGGTCCACCTTCTCAATTGCGTGTTCGATCATGTAGCGACAGATCGAGACCGGATGTTTGTTCGATTCATGGTCAAATTTGAGGTCGCTGTAACCGGGGTTGAGTCATTTTCAAGTTCTAATCATATAGTCCATTATCAAGATGTCGGGGCAGGGAGGCATGAAAAATTAAGTGCGAATCATGTCGTCGTGCGCTTTGGCGTGGACAAGGAAAATGCGCCGGGATTTCAGATGATTCAACTTGGATCAGAGGATAGTGGTCAGCGCACTACCTTCAGTCATATCCCGCTGCCTTTCGCTGTATAA